GGAGATCTCCTCGGCGGACAAGTCCAGGTCGGCGGCGGCCACGGCGTCGTCGAGGTGATGGGGCTTGGTGGCGCCGACGATCGGCGCGGTGACGCCGGGCTTGGCGAGGAGCCAGGCCAGGGCAACCTGGGCCCGGGGGACCCCGCGGTCGGCCGCCACCTTGGCCACCCGCTCGATCACGGCGCCGTCGGCGCCGGCCGGGTCGTACAGCGCCCGCCCGAACTCGTCGGTCTGCGAGCGCTCGGTCACCTCGCTCGGATCGCGGGTCAGCCGGCCGCGCGCCAACGGGCTCCACGGAATCACCGCGATGCCCTGGTCGAGGCACAGGGGCAGCATCTCCCGCTCCTCCTCCCGGTTGAGCAGGTTGTAGTGGTTCTGCATGCTCACGAAGCGGGCCCACCCGTGCCGCTCGGCGATGTAGAGCGCCTTGCTGAACTGCCACGCCCACATCGACGAAGCCCCGAGGTAGCGCACCTTGCCCGAGCGCACCACGTCGTCG
The Acidimicrobiales bacterium genome window above contains:
- a CDS encoding aldo/keto reductase is translated as MRYVKLGQTGLDVSVICLGCMSYGEPARGNHPWSLDEEASRPFIRGALEQGINFFDTANVYSLGSSEEIVGRALGELANRDEVVIATKVHGSMRPGPNSAGLSRKAIMTEVDASLRRLGTDHIDLYQIHRWDRRTPIEETLEALDDVVRSGKVRYLGASSMWAWQFSKALYIAERHGWARFVSMQNHYNLLNREEEREMLPLCLDQGIAVIPWSPLARGRLTRDPSEVTERSQTDEFGRALYDPAGADGAVIERVAKVAADRGVPRAQVALAWLLAKPGVTAPIVGATKPHHLDDAVAAADLDLSAEEISALEEPYVPHRVAGFV